A genomic region of Drosophila kikkawai strain 14028-0561.14 chromosome X, DkikHiC1v2, whole genome shotgun sequence contains the following coding sequences:
- the c12.1 gene encoding protein CWC15 homolog, whose product MTTAARPTFDPARGGSGRGEKDLSALSKQYSSRDLPGHTKLKYRETGQGTSEEIRGRDFRKELEERERDARSGAGSGKALPSIVRKAIEANSAGGKRAKPDTAQQQQLQQQQQAANLDADEPLDNDSSDSDSDSDDDDAALLAELQKIKQERLQETARRDAEKKQEDERIRMENILSGNPLINYEPGTAASAAGRASGLGGDLKIKRRWDDDVVFKNCARSAPEKKTHFVNDALRSDFHKKFMDKYIK is encoded by the exons ATGACCACAGCCGCGCGGCCCACCTTTGACCCCGCCCGCGGTGGCTCCGGGCGAGGCGAGAAGGACCTGAGCGCCCTGAGCAAACAGTACTCCAGCCGCGACTTGCCAGGCCACACCAAGCTGAAATACAG GGAGACAGGCCAGGGCACCAGCGAGGAGATCCGCGGCCGCGACTTCCgcaaggagctggaggagcgtGAGCGTGACGCTCGTTCTGGGGCTGGTTCTGGCAAGGCCCTGCCCTCCATTGTGCGCAAGGCCATCGAGGCGAACAGCGCCGGCGGCAAACGGGCCAAGCCGGACaccgcccagcagcagcagctgcagcaacaacagcaggcCGCCAATTTGGATGCGGATGAGCCGCTGGACAACGACAGCTCCGATTCGGACAGCGACTCGGATGACGATGATGCTGCCCTGCTGGCGGAACTGCAGAAGATCAAGCAGGAACGTTTGCAGGAGACGGCGCGCCGCGATGCCGAGAAGAAGCAGGAGGACGAGCGGATTCGGATGGAGAACATCCTCTCTGGCAATCCCCTGATCAACTATGAGCCCGGCACTGCTGCCTCGGCAGCGGGTCGAGCCTCTGGACTCGGCGGCGACCTTAAGATCAAGCGCCGCTGGGACGACGATGTCGTCTTCAAGAACTGTGCCCGATCGGCGCCCGAAAAGAAGACTCACTTTGTCAACGATGCCCTGCGTTCCGATTTCCACAAGAAGTTCATGGACAAGTACATTAAGTAA